DNA from Parageobacillus thermoglucosidasius:
ATCACTTGCACTTCCGTATAAAAATCGAAGCTGTAATGCCCGCCTTCTCGGCCGATGCCACTGTATTTCGTGCCTCCAAATGGAATGCGCAAATCCCTGACATTTTGCGAGTTGACCCACGCCATTCCGCTTTCGATCGATTGGGCGACACGGTGGCCCCGTTTTATATCATTCGTCCATACATATGCTGCTAATCCGTATTTAACGTCATTAGCCATCCGGATCACTTCTTCTTCTGTTTCAAACGGCATAACCGCCATAACTGGGCCAAAGATTTCTTCCTGCGCTACTTTCATGCTGTTATGACAATTCAATAACAGCGTAGGCGGCACAAAGTTTCCTTTTTTCAGTTCCTCTGGAACGTCTGCCGAATAGACTTCTGCTCCTTCTTGTTTCGCGATTTCAATATAGTTCATTACCGTTTCCCAATGTTTTCGGTGAATAAGCGGCCCTACTTCCGTCGCCGGGTCCATTGGATCTCCGATGGAAATGTTGTTCACTCGTTCCTTTAGCTTTTCGACAAACGAATCGTAAATCGATTTTTCTAAAAACAAACGGGAATTAGCGGTACATCTTTCGCCATTGAAGGAGAAAATGCCCCATACTACCGCATCAAGCGCTTTTTCTACGTCCGCGTCCGCAAAGACGATAACCGGAGATTTTCCGCCTAATTCCATCGACGTCTTTTTTAACGTATCAGCACTGTTTTTGATAATTTCCGATCCTGTTGTTGTTTCACCAGTAAAGGAAATGAGGCGTACATTCGGATGGGCGACAAGGGAAGCTCCCGCGGTTTCTCCAAAGCCGTGCACAACGTTAAATACCCCTTGGGGCAGCCCCGCTTCATGGATAATTTCTGCCAGTTTATTTGCCGTCAGCGGCGACCATTCCGCTGGCTTCAACACGACAGTATTGCCAGTAGCCAGCGCCGGTGCAACTTTCCATGTTTCTAGCATAAAAGGCGCATTCCACGGCGTAATCAATCCTGCCACACCGACTGGTTTATAAATGGTGTAATTGAGAAATTGCCCGTCTACGTGATACGCTTCCCCAACCATGCGGCTTTTTACCATTTCTGCATAAAACCGGAAATTTTCAGCAGCGCGGGCCGCCTGCTTTTTCGTTTGGCTGATTGGAAGCCCTGTATCAAGCGATTCCAAATACGAAATTTCCTCCGCATATTTCTCAATTAAATCGGCAATCCGCAAAATATACGTCATTCGTTCCTGGACAGACATCGTCCGCCACGGGCCATTGTCAAATGCTTCTTTCGCCGCACGGACAGCGGCGTCAATATCCTCTTTCCATCCTTCGGCCACTTCATTAATGATTTCGTTCGTAAACGGGTTTACATTTTCAAAATAGTTGCCTGAAGCGCCTTCAACAAATTCTCCATTGATATAGTGAAGCACATTGCCAATTTTGCCTGCCATGCTTTTCCCTCCCAGTAAGTGATTACTCTTGGTAACGGCGGTGAATATTATTATGTTTATATGTCCCTGATTCACTAAACTCATATAATTCTAGAGAAAGCGCCAAGTACCGTTTTTCGTAAAGCGCGGAAAAATGATCTTTCATGACGTTGAAAATTTCCTTACAAACTGCTTGTTTATCCGCTTCCGAACGTCCCGCGCCGATTTTTAATGTGCCATGCACAAACGCATCGTCCTCTGTGCCGTCGGCAACGTAATATTCTTTCAATTCAATCGCTCTTGAACGAATGCCGCCGATCGGAAACAAATCGCTTCGCGAGATAAGCACTTGATGAACTTTGCGCAATAGTTCATGAATATTTGCTTCTTTTGCAATATTATCGGTGTATTCCAAAATAAAGTGAGGCATAAAAACGTCCCCTTTGTCATACGATTTTGTTCATTAATCGGCCGATTGGTTCGATTTCGGTGACCACCTCATCGCCCACATTGACATTGACTGCCCCTTTTGGCGTTCCGGTGAGTATCATATCGCCGGCATTCAATGTCATAAAGCTGCTTAAATACTCGATTAGGGCTGGAATATTAAAAATCATATCTTTTGTATTTCCTTCTTGTACTAGCTTCCCATTCACATACGTCCGCAGCGTGAGGTTCATCGGGTCATCAATATCTTCCTTATCGACCAGCCATGGGCCAATCGGCGTACAGCCATCGCGATTCTTCACGCGGAAATTCGGGCGATAGTAATTCTCCAAATAATCGCGGATCGCGTAATCGTTTGCAATCGTATAGCCTTGAACATATTCATACGCTTCTTCCGCTTTGACTTTCCGCGCCATTTTTCCGATAACGACAACAAGTTCACATTCATAATGCATAAACGCCGCATCGGAAGGCCTTGGCGTTTCGCCGCGATGTCCAATTAACGTATTTCTTCCTTTGAAAAAGATAAGCGGCTCTTTCGGAGCTGAAAACGATAATTCTTGCGCATGTTCAGCATAATTAAGCCCTAACGCGAAAATTGTCCGCGGCTCAACAGGAGGAAGCCATGTCACTTCCTCTTCTTTCACAGCGCGTCCATTACTCAATTTCAAGAGCCCGCTTTCCTCTACTACCGCCTCATAAACAGCACCGTTAAACGCTATGCGCGCGCGTTTCATGAGATCCAGTCTCCTTTATCCAATCCCTTTCATGGACAACCGTATTTTCTAAACGCCCGATTTTTTCAATTTCAATGCGCACATAATCCCCTGCTTTCACAAGCGGTGCGCGTTCAGGAACACCAACAAGCAGGACATCCCCCGGATATAATGTCATAAACTCTGTAATATCTGCCAATAACGACGCTACAGAACGCATTAAATGTTTCGTGTTATTATGCTGGACTAAGCGGTCATTGACAAACACCCGTATATCGAGCAAATCTGGGTCATCCACATCCTTTTTTTCGACCACCCATGGCCCCACCGGAGTAAAACCGTCCCTTGCCCGCTCTTTGACAGCAGGACGATAAATCGTT
Protein-coding regions in this window:
- the hpaE gene encoding 5-carboxymethyl-2-hydroxymuconate semialdehyde dehydrogenase, with product MAGKIGNVLHYINGEFVEGASGNYFENVNPFTNEIINEVAEGWKEDIDAAVRAAKEAFDNGPWRTMSVQERMTYILRIADLIEKYAEEISYLESLDTGLPISQTKKQAARAAENFRFYAEMVKSRMVGEAYHVDGQFLNYTIYKPVGVAGLITPWNAPFMLETWKVAPALATGNTVVLKPAEWSPLTANKLAEIIHEAGLPQGVFNVVHGFGETAGASLVAHPNVRLISFTGETTTGSEIIKNSADTLKKTSMELGGKSPVIVFADADVEKALDAVVWGIFSFNGERCTANSRLFLEKSIYDSFVEKLKERVNNISIGDPMDPATEVGPLIHRKHWETVMNYIEIAKQEGAEVYSADVPEELKKGNFVPPTLLLNCHNSMKVAQEEIFGPVMAVMPFETEEEVIRMANDVKYGLAAYVWTNDIKRGHRVAQSIESGMAWVNSQNVRDLRIPFGGTKYSGIGREGGHYSFDFYTEVQVIHVSIGDHSIPKFGKIKQHSAASAQRG
- a CDS encoding 5-carboxymethyl-2-hydroxymuconate Delta-isomerase; this encodes MPHFILEYTDNIAKEANIHELLRKVHQVLISRSDLFPIGGIRSRAIELKEYYVADGTEDDAFVHGTLKIGAGRSEADKQAVCKEIFNVMKDHFSALYEKRYLALSLELYEFSESGTYKHNNIHRRYQE
- a CDS encoding fumarylacetoacetate hydrolase family protein, whose product is MKRARIAFNGAVYEAVVEESGLLKLSNGRAVKEEEVTWLPPVEPRTIFALGLNYAEHAQELSFSAPKEPLIFFKGRNTLIGHRGETPRPSDAAFMHYECELVVVIGKMARKVKAEEAYEYVQGYTIANDYAIRDYLENYYRPNFRVKNRDGCTPIGPWLVDKEDIDDPMNLTLRTYVNGKLVQEGNTKDMIFNIPALIEYLSSFMTLNAGDMILTGTPKGAVNVNVGDEVVTEIEPIGRLMNKIV